The Marinomonas sp. CT5 genome contains the following window.
CATGGTATTCAAACTTTCTTTTACCGCGCTGCCACTTGGGAAAGGACCAAACAAAGTCCCTTTATCCGTTTTATCGCCACGGCGGAATAACAAAGCTGGGTGATGATGATTGGATAATAAAATGTATGGGTAAGATTTATCGTCTCGTAATAAAATATTAAATGGCGGACGATGCTGCTTAATCAGCGTTTGTTCTAGAAGCAATGCTTCTGTTTCGCTCTTGGTGACAGCAATTTCAATGGAGTGTATACGACTCACCAAGGCCATGGTTTTAGTCGTTAATCCTGTAACACGAAAATAACTCGCGACACGATTCTTTAAGTTTTTGGCTTTTCCGACATAGAGCAATTCACCTTTTTCATCGTACATGCGATAAACGCCCGGACGTGTGGTTAAATTGCTAACAAAATGCTTTGGATCAAATTCTGAATGGCTCAAACAAACCTCGTTTTTCGCCTAGCCCATACCAAGCACATTATAACGTACTGCTAAATGAATCAATTCAACATCGCTTTCAATGCTCAACTTTGTAAAAATACGAGTACGATAAGTACTAACCGTTTTAGGGCTAACGTTTAGATGCTCCGCAATTTCACTGGATTTTTTACAATCTACGATCATTTGGGCGACTTGTAACTCTCTATCTGATAACTGTCCCAATGGCGAACCTTGTCCATCTATAGAAAATTTAGACAGTGCCATTTTCTGAGCGATACTCTTAGATATATAGTGCTCGCCTTTCGATACCTGCTGGATGGCTTCTAATAGTTCTGACGTATTGGTTCCTTTAGTCAGATAACCCGATGCCCCCACTTCTAATAATTTAACTGGATATAAATTGTCATCCAATGCAGACAAAGCAATAATCTTGGTTTTCGGTAGAATACGTTTTATTTCTTTCGTTGCACCTAATCCGCCAATTCCCGGCATATGCACATCCATCAAAACGATATCTGGCAATAACGTTTTAGAATGAGTAATGGCCTCTTCGCCAGAATGAACAACACCAACCACCTCAACACCTTTTACATCCTGTAATACACGACTAATACCTTGGCTAACCACATCATGGTCGTCAACAATCAGTACTTTCAACATAACAACCTCACCAAACTTCTCTACGTCTCGTGTTGATTTCACCTTACCTAGAATGAAAGCGTGTCAATAGCTTCCTGCTGAAATAAAATCATTTTATAAAAAACAAACGCAACAAGCACTTTTTAATCTGGAAGCTTTTCTTTATACCCCATATCAAATAACTTTTGCTG
Protein-coding sequences here:
- a CDS encoding response regulator, whose product is MLKVLIVDDHDVVSQGISRVLQDVKGVEVVGVVHSGEEAITHSKTLLPDIVLMDVHMPGIGGLGATKEIKRILPKTKIIALSALDDNLYPVKLLEVGASGYLTKGTNTSELLEAIQQVSKGEHYISKSIAQKMALSKFSIDGQGSPLGQLSDRELQVAQMIVDCKKSSEIAEHLNVSPKTVSTYRTRIFTKLSIESDVELIHLAVRYNVLGMG